In Rhodamnia argentea isolate NSW1041297 chromosome 11, ASM2092103v1, whole genome shotgun sequence, one genomic interval encodes:
- the LOC115744061 gene encoding citrate-binding protein-like: protein MSPFFFSNAKYTSTIIHLLILAHRSLASGPVDPTQGFVSLPLNRSNYNIQKPYDVPEDQRYSFSDGVHKCWVYSTDKPHTRTSLTKPRTEIAIHGYNYSSGVWQFEGYGYVPAGTSGVCVMQVFGASPHATTFMLRVYNGSLMYYRSQVLVDEIYNKWFRLNVIHDVDGSKVKVCIDGYLKLEADGREGTSHAFKCGVYAQDDDSFYMESRWRGIKVLRKNR from the exons AtgtctcccttcttcttctcaaaTGCAAAGTACACAAGCACCATCATTCATCTCCTGATCCTAGCGCACCGGAGCTTGGCTTCGGGGCCGGTCGATCCAACCCAAGGCTTTGTGTCTCTGCCTCTTAACCGTTCGAACTACAACATCCAAAAGCCGTACGACGTGCCGGAGGACCAGCGATACTCCTTCTCTGATGGCGTCCACAAGTGCTGGGTTTACTCCACCGACAAGCCTCACACCCGCACGAGCCTGACCAAGCCTCGTACCGAGATCGCCATACAT GGATATAACTATTCCTCGGGCGTTTGGCAATTCGAAGGGTATGGATACGTCCCGGCCGGGACTTCAGGCGTGTGCGTAATGCAAGTGTTTGGTGCGAGCCCTCACGCGACCACGTTCATGCTGAGAGTGTACAATGGCTCTCTCATGTACTACAGGAGTCAGGTCCTCGTCGACGAGATCTACAACAAGTGGTTCCGGCTGAATGTTATACACGACGTGGATGGCTCGAAGGTGAAGGTTTGCATTGATGGGTATCTGAAATTAGAGGCGGATGGTCGAGAAGGGACTTCTCATGCCTTCAAATGTGGTGTTTATGCCCAAGACGACGACTCTTTCTACATGGAGTCTCGTTGGAGAGGCATCAAAGTTTTAAGGAAGAACCGCTGA